In Hirschia baltica ATCC 49814, the genomic stretch TTATCTTGCACCAAATAGCTTTCCGAAGATGCTGAACCACCGATAAACACTGTTTCATCTGCTAATTCGACAGCAAGAGAGCCTGCATCTGCTTCAGAATAAACGACAACGGTTTTAACCCCTAACCGCTTACATGTTTTGATGACACGGCAGGCGATTTCACCGCGATTTGCTATCAGAATTTTCGAAAACATAAGTCGTATTTGCCCCGTATTTTATCGGATTAATCCGTATTTTTATTTTAGTACTAGTTTTTACACATTTTGAAGACAATCAAGACCAAAGCCATAACTGCGACTTTCCAACACATGCCGTAGCGGTCAATGAGAATCGTCAATTTCGTCTTTCTCGTCACGCGGTGAATCAATAAGAGATTCCAGCAATCTCAATTTCGATGTTACCGACACGAGAAAAGCGGTAGACCACCCCAAAAGAAGAAAACCTGCAGCTGATTCAATTGCAGCAAGCATTCGCCATTTCTCATCTAAATATATGTCTCCATATCCAACAGTCGTAAAAGTGGATGTGGAGAAATACAAAGCGGCTTCGAAGCTCGAAAACTCACCGAGAAATAAGTAAAGGGCCGCAAACATCCATATTTCGATTGTATGCAAGAGAAACAAAAGCATTATGACCGCAAGGATAGCTCCACTTTGCAGCCATAAAGATGCTGCGGTCCGCCGCGTGATATTATCTCGACGCAAAAGCGCAATTAGACCTGTCAGTCCCAAGAAATGAACGCAGGTTATCAGACTTACCATAATTATGGCTACGATGAGGTTTTGCAAAAGCATGGACAACACTCTTCATATTTCAGGTTCAAATCGCAATTTTGACCTTCTATCAGCCTAGCTCGCGCCACAATTGTTTAACGAGATATTAACTCAAAATATCAAATATTGTGCGATTGTTAGCACTTAATGTTGAAGCGCGTTTATGAGGGTGAGTAAATGCTTATTTTCGGTCTGCACCGTTGGCGTGGCGAAACCGGCAAAAAATACTGGTTTAACATTACGCTGACAGACAATGGATTACCAAGTGATCCCGGTATTTATATATTTGTCCGTCGCTACTTTGTTTTCTGGCTAAAGCCTTTGTATGTTGGCAAAGCTGCTAGCCTGAGTGGCCGTCTCAAAGGACATGAAAAATGGGGGCGTGCTTGGTGGGATTTAGGCGCGACAGAGCGACATGTCGCCCGTTTTAGCACCGAAATTGAGCGCAGACGCGTTGAAGAAGATCTCATACGCGGTTTAAAACCCCCAATGAATGATATCCTTATCCCTCGTGGTCAGGACGATGCGCCAAATGATGCGACTTTGCTACGCAAATGGAAATTTAGACGATATCTTTGGAGCTGGTTCTCACCCGGCGCTTCCCAGCGGTAAGATTTGCGCTTTTCTTTCAATAAATCAGATATTTCCTGACAATATTAAGATATAATCGGGCCATTACACTTGAGTCATTTTTTGATTTGTATATACTTTGTGATACATTTTATGGATAGATGAAAGTAGCGTGCTATGCCGCACCACAAGAAAAAGCACAAAAAAGTAAAAAAAGACAGCCAGCTTGTCTTGCGTGTGAATAAGGATGAACGCGATGCTTTTGTTGAACTGTGTGAAGAAATGGATACGAGCGCGTCCAGAGAGATACGCCGTTTCATGAAGGAATTCATATTAGAACATACAGAGGAAGACGAAGTCGAGATTGTAGCCTCGCCTCCTAAAGATGAAGCTGACAGCTAAATTAAGCCTTTTGTATCTTGAAATTATACAACAATAAAAAAGCCCATATCGATATGATACGGGCTTTTATTTTGTCTACTTGCTAGTGTCTAAAGCGGGATATTGTCATGCTTTTTAGGCGGATTTTTGATTGATTTGTTTTTCAGCTGACGCAATGAACGTGCGATTCTATGGCGTGTGTTGTGGGGCTGAATCACATCATCAATATAGCCCTTGCCGGCTGCGACGAATGGGTTTGCAAATCTGTCTTCATACTCTTTTGAGCGCTCAGCCATTTTTTCAGGATTGTCGCGTTCAGCGCGATATATAATCTCGGCAGCACCCTTTGCACCCATCACCGCGATTTCAGCATTTGGCCATGCATAATTGACATCACCGCGAATGTGTTTGGAACTCATCACATCATATGCACCGCCATAGGCTTTGCGTGTGATCACCGTTACTTTTGGCACGGTCGCTTCGGCGTAGGCAAAGAGCAATTTCGCACCATGTTTAATGAGGCCGCCATACTCTTGCTTTGTGCCCGGCATGAAACCCGGTACATCGACAAAGGTGATCAAAGGGATGTTAAAGCAGTCACAAAAACGCACGAAACGCGCCGCTTTGCGGGAAGCATCAATATCTAGCACGCCGGCCAGCGTCATAGGCTGGTTGGCAACAAAGCCAACAGGTGCGCCTTCAATACGCCCGAACCCGCATAGAATATTCGCGCCAAAATCAGGGCTAATTTCAAAAAAGTCGCCTTCATCAGCAACCTTCTCAATGAGTTCACGCATATCATATGGCATGTTTGGATTTGCCGGAATAAGCGTGTCCAAACTCTTCTCGACACGGTCAATCGTATCAAAGCTAGGGCGCGTGGGTGGTTTCTCGGCTTGGGAACCGGGAAGAAAATTCATAAGCCGGCGGATCTGGATGAGCGCTTCTACATCATTGTCAAAGGCACCATCGACCACACCCGATTTAACGGCATGAACAGAAGCGCCCCCTAATTCTTCGTGGGAAACATTTTCGTTTGTTACTGTTTTAACAACATCAGGACCGGTCACATACATGTAGGATGTATCTTTCACCATGAAGATGAAATCAGTCATAGCCGGCGAATAAACATCCCCGCCCGCACAAGGCCCCATAATCACGGAAATCTGCGGGACGCAGCCAGATGCCATGACGTTTTCGAGGAAAATATCGGCATAACCAGCCAGAGAATCGACACCTTCTTGAATGCGAGCACCACCGGCATCGAAAATACCGATAACGGGCGCGCCATTGCGTGTGGCAGCTTGCTGGACTTTAACAATTTTTTCGGCATGGGCTTTGGATAGAGAACCACCAAACACTGTGAAATCCTTGGAAAACACATAGACCATGCGCCCATCAATTGTTCCCCAGCCTGTGACAACACCATCTCCAGGAATGCGTTTTTCTTCCATTCCGAAATCATGACAGCGATGCTCTACGAACATGTCCCATTCTTCAAATGAGCCTTCGTCTAATAGTATTTCAATGCGTTCACGGGCTGTGAGCTTGCCTTTTTCGTGTTGCTTATCGATTCTAGCCTGACCGCCGCCCAGTCTAGCTTGCTCACGTTTTTCGGCGAGTCGTTCTAAAATATCGCTGCTCATGAAATGCCCCGTACATATCGTATTTATATTGTTATTCTCTTTAGATAAGAGACAGAAACAACCTATGGCAAGCTTTGAATGATTCCCAAAAGGTCGCATGGCGGTAGGTAAGATCAAAAAAAGCGCTACCTTCTTGAGAGTAGCGCTTTTGTATTCAATCTAAGCTATCATTTTTGTATTAGTCGAAATTGAACCGTTGAACGCGGCCATTCTGACCAATCGCACAGACTGTATCGCGATTTCTAAACCCGTTTGGCCCATGCACCCTCATGGAGCCAGTGACACGCAAACGACCTTGGCGACCAATATCAACATAAGGTTGGCTGCGATATTGTGCGGAATATGCATTCAAACGATATGCTTGCTGATTGGCTTCTCGTGCACACAGCCCAATAGCGTGATTTTGATCAGAATGACTAATGTTTCGAATGCCGCCATTACGAGGATATGATGGGATATTCCCTCTACCGTCATTGTGGCCATATTCTTGGCCCCGTGAATTTGGAAACCTCACGCTGGACAATTCAAATATTGCGCGACATCCATCGCGAACCCACATTGTATTCCCGCGAAGTCCCCATTCATCACCCTCATCACAGCTTCCCTTTGATTTACGATCATAAACGCGGGCATCTGCAATGTTGAAATTCACATCAAAATGGCAAACATTTGAGCGGTATCCCGATGATCCACACTCTCTTAAGACTGTGATGGGACGCACATTCCGATCATTTCTATGATTTGATTTCAATGTCTTTTGGACAATCTGAACTTTAAGCCCTTGATCTGCAAAAGCTGCGGGAGCCGCGAAGAGCGTGGACGCTGCTATCGCAGCGACTGACGCCCATTTAGTGATTGATGAAGTATTGCTCATGCATTGAGTGTGCGCTCACCAAGGCAACACACGATGAACATAATTTTCAGAATAAGAAATTTACTGATCTAATAGATCAAACTCACGCGTATGTGATAATCGCCTTAGTTTCAGCGTTTTAACGCCGCAAAAAAGACCCCTAACCCCAATGCTTGATGGCGATTATACGCAACTCTATGCATTGCCTCTTCGTCTTCACCCCATTGTTCTGCTTGGTATATTTCATCTATGCGAGACAAATCAAAGGCTTCTTCAGCCAGCAAACGTCCTTGTTCTACAGCAAGCGACAACACAGCAGACCCAAACAAGCCAAGACCGAAATTTAATCCTGTTAATCGCATATCATCTAAATTGGCTGCATGTTGGCGCGCCGCTTCCAATGATGTTGTTGGCTGAGGACTTGCCATAACGCCTTCAACTGGAAGCAAGAACACATTCAGTTCTTGAGCAGCCCAATCGCGTATCGGTGCCCAGCCTTCTTGCTGACGCTCTCTTAAAACGGTCGGACCTTCTGCAAGATGAGATACAAGATCGGTTTCAGCATAGCGCGCGACCTCATCAGCCATTTCTGGGCGCGCCAAGGGCGTACGGTCGATCGCAACATTTACAAGTCGTGTAATGTGCATTGTGGCGACATCAATAAACTCGACTTGATCAGCCCACTCTCCTGCTACGGCTTCTGCAAGTTCTTCTGTTGGTAAACTAAGAGGCTTCTTAGCTGGTGTTTTAAGTTGCCGACCATCCAACGAAATCGTCCAATTGCCATCACCAAGCTTTTCAATGGCTGCTTGCTTATAGAACTTTTTCATTCTTTGACCTGCGTTTCCAAAGTCACTCATGATGTTACTTTGTCCCCAAACGCATATAGACCTTTGCGAAGACCGGCAAAATCATGATGAACATCATGTGCACCCGCTTCGATCAATTCTTCAGCTTTTCCAAATCCCCATGATACCCCCAATGCATGCACATTTGCGGCGCGTGCCATCTGCATATCAAAAGTGGCATCGCCTATCATGACTGTCTGCTCGGCAAAACAACCCAACTCATCCATGTTCTTTTGAACCATGTGAGGGTGTGGTTTTCCCGGACCGTCATCAGCGCACCAATGCGTATCAAAATACTTTTCTAAATCGTGCATCTGCAAAATATGGCTCAACCCTTGGCGAGATTTACCTGTGGCAACGCCCATCAACCAACCATCGGCCACCATATCTTGAAGGAGTTCAATAGCCCCATCATATAATGGTTCTTTGAGATCTGGATTGCTGCGCAACGCAACAAATCCAGTTTTGTAATCTTCATACACACGTTGAATCGCATTTGGGTCAGCTTCGGGCAGCATGTATTCAATAGCTGTCTTCAACGACAAGCCAACGATTTTACGGGTTTCATCAAAATCAGGCGTTCTAAAACCCGATTTTTCAAACGCAAAAACCATAGCAGCCTGAATCATCTCACGACTATCAATCACAGTTCCATCAAGGTCCCATACAGCGAGTTTAAGTGACATGGAGTAGCTCTCTATATAATGCAGAAATCGGCACGTCTTTAGCGACGGCGGCCCATAGGCTGAATAGTATCAAACGGATTTCCAGCTTCATCTTCCGAGAAACCGAAAAAATCAAATGTCTTTTTCATGTGCTCAGGTAAAGGCGCAATCACTTCAACATCGGATCCACGACGACGCGGCATACGCAATGCACGTGCATGAAGGTGTAGTCCTGGAGGAAGACCAGCGGGTGTTTCACGATCACATGTATATTTTGCATCACCTAAAATAGAATTTCCAATTTCAGACATGTGATAGCGCAATTGATGCTTACGTCCTGTAGAAGGCTTTAGAGCCACCCAAGAGGCGCGTTGGCCTGCCGTTGATACAACTTTAAAATCTGTAATCGCGAACACCGCACCTTTTTGGCCATGCACACCAGCAGTCATTAGCTCTTTATCCTGCCCCGGCCCATGCGCTTTCATCATCCAACCACGCAATTCGCCTTCATTAGGGTTTGGCACGCCCTTCACTACAGCCCAATAAATTTTATCCAGCTCACGAGAGCGGAAATGCTTGCTCATCTCAGCAGCAGATTGCGCTGTTTTGGCCAAGACTAGCAAACCAGATGTGTCTTTATCCAAACGGTGCACCAGACGCGGTTTATCTTGACCGGGGCGTGTCAGTGCATTGGCCATTCCATCAACGTGACGCAATGTCTTTGTACCACCTTGTACAGCAAGACCAGAAGGTTTGTTTAGCACGTACACATCTTCATCTTCATACAGGATCAGAGATTGAATAAGTTCGGCATCTCTTGGAGAAACATAAACCTCTTCTTCTTTTTGTGGATGTTTCTTGCCCTGATCTGTTGATGGCATTGGCGGCACGCGCACAACCTGCCCCGGCTCTAAGCGTGTGCTAGACTTCGCGCGGCTACCATCCACACGCACTTCGCCCTTGCGAAGCAGCTTTTCGACCTGCCCTTGTGTTAATCCCGGGAAGCGACGCTTCAACCAGCGATCAAGACGTACATCGCCTTCAGTATCGCCCACAGGGATCTGAAGAACTTGCCCTTTATTCCAACTCATATCGCAAAAACCTTTCGGGCGATCATCAATCCAATAAACATGGCGATTACCCCGAGCGCCAAAGTCCCTAATGCATAACTCGCTGCTTGGAGATATGCTTTTCTCTCTATCATCAACATTGTTTCCAAGCTGAATGTCGAAAAAGTGGTAAAACCACCCATCACACCCGTTGCTAAAAACAGTCGCCAATTATTGCCGCCATCAATTTTAAACGCCAACCATCCCGTCAGCACTCCAAGTAGAAGCGATCCCAATATATTTGCGCTGAATGTGCCCCAAGGCATGCCCGGACCAAACACTCTCAACATAAAACCAGAAAGCGAATAGCGGGCCGTCGCGCCTATAGCGCCGCCTAGAGCAACTAAAACAATGTTCTGCATACGCGCCTCTTAGCCTGTTTTATCCTGTAACGCCAGTAGGCCATTTTCTAAGGATAAAGCCGTGAGACATTCTTTCATATCATCTGGAACATCCGCGATTATATCTATCTCTCCGCCATCAGGGTGTGGTGTCAGCAAACGATAGGCATGCAGCATAAGGCGCGCAGGCTGATAGCTTCCCTCCAAAGCGTCTGTTCCATAATAGGGATCAGCGAGTATGGGCCGTCCAAAATGCTCCAAATGCACTCGCAATTGATGCGTGCGCCCTGTCTCTGGTGTTAGTAGCAAGAAATGATAATCATTCTGGCTTGATAGGACGAGATAGCGAGTACGCGCATCTTGTGCGCCCTCACCATCAACGTCACACGGTCGCATCAATGCTAGGTTTGGTTCTTTTTGATAACGCTGCAAATGGGCATCAATGACACCTTCGCTTTTTTCAAAAGCGGGTCCGCGCACGATTGCCAGATAAGATTTATAAGCTTCACGCCGTTCAAAGGTTTGCTGGAAGAATGATGTTGCAGGCTTTGTGCGTGCAGCGATAATCACGCCAGACGTGAGCATATCCAATCTATGCAGCATGCGCGGTCGTTTGCCATTGCGCTTCACATAGACTTGGAGCAATGCGTCAAAAGTGCGATCTGCTGGGCTTCTTGTTTGGCAAGCTAAACCACTGGGCTTGTTGAATGCGAGTATAGAATCGTCTTCACCTAACAGAAGTTCATCCATATAGTCTCTATCCGCATGCGTTACTTGGTAAGGTTTTGTTAACTTTTTAGAAAAGTCGCCCTTTTCCCATGGTTTGTCTTCACTATTCTCGTTTTCCATGAAATTACCTCAAGTATTAATGAAAAAAAACATTGTAATCATGCGAATCATTCGTCATTCTATCCGTGGGGCTGTTCTATCAAATGCTTGAGTAAAGGTCACAAGCAAATGGACGAACAGATTAAGAGTAGAGTGTTTTCATTGGTTGAGCCAACGTATCGCGAAAGCGTGCACCAAACCAAACGACTTCTACCAAAACTTAGTCATACCGAAACGCGCAAGCGCGATGAAGCTTGCTTGCGCTCTATTTTGTTTTCATTCGATGAAGCGATTCTCAAAGCACCAAATGTGCTTAAAGATCCTGCCGCATTCGCCCGTCTCGCTGCTGCTCACGGTTTCCCGCTGAGTTGCGCCATCCAGAGGCAACGCAAATATGGCAATATCAATGAAAATGCAATGAGGATGCTAGCCCAGCAAAATTGCTTGGGTCACAAGCTGATACAGCTCTGGAAGCGTATTTCTCCAGAGATTTCCCGTAGAGTAGAAAAAATGAATTCCAATCAAGCCATCCCATATGAGCCGTTTTCCCCCGGCATCATGCGGAAAATGAGACAGGCACTTACGCCATTACGCGATCAGCTCGGCTTTGAAATTGTGTGTGATTTGAACTTGCTAGACAATCCCGTCGCTTTTCTAGCGATGTGTCAGCGTATTGGGTATAATGGCCCAGGCTGGACCTATGACACAAGCAAACCCAATGATCTCAACAAAGTGGTCGGCCAACGCCTGATCGATACATGGCGTATTATCGTCACAACCTAAATCAACGTTTTGGTTCAGATTGGCGCGCTAACTCGGCGCGTCGTTTGGACCAATGCTGCATTCTATCTCGAATACTTGCTTCCCGCCCCGCACCATCAGGCTGGTAATAAGATTGCCGTTGCATACCGTCTGGAAAATAGTTCTGGCCTGAAAATGATCCTTCCTGATCATGATCATATTTATATCCCTCATTATATCCCAAATCTTTCATCATGGATGTTGGTGCATTTAGGATATGCTTTGGCGGCATAAGCGAGCCTGTTTGGGCTGCAGATTTGCGGGCTAATTTATATGCTGCATAAACTGCGTTTGATTTTGGCGATGTCGTGATGTGAACCAAAGCATGAGCCAGCGCCAATTCACCTTCTGGAGACCCAAGCCGTTCATATGTGCGCGCGGCTTCTCCTGCAATCATCAGGGCCGTCGGATCAGCTAGTCCAACCTCTTCAGAGGCCATACGCACAATGCGGCGCGCAAGATAGAGCGGATCTTCGCCTCCTTCGAGCATACGGCAAAACCAATAAAGCGCTGCATCTGGATCTGATCCACGCACGGATTTATGCAGAGCCGACGCCATATTGTAATGCTCATCACGATCCTTGTCATAAGCAGGTGCACGTTTTTGCAAAAGTTTGGCTAGTTCATCTGGATTAAGAGGACTGACGCCCCCTAAAGATAAAACTTCTTCGGCGAGATTGAGCAGATAGCGACCGTCTCCATCTGCCATGTCTTTCAAGCTGGCGCGCGCTTCATTTGATAATGCGAGTTTCTCGCCCGTTTCAGCTTCAACGCGCAAAAGCAGTTTCTCTAACGCTGTGTCTTCAAGCCGTTTCAGCACCATGACTTGGCATCTAGACAGCAATGCACCATTTAGCTCAAAGCTTGGGTTTTCAGTTGTTGCCCCAACAAGCGTAACAATCCCGCGCTCTACGAATGGCAAAAAACCATCTTGCTGGGCTTTATTGAAACGATGTATCTCGTCAACAAATAGCAATGTGCCCTTGCCAATTTGTCGACGTTTTTCAGCACGATCAAAGGCAGCACGCAGATCTTTTACACCAGAAAATATTGCCGATATAGGATCAAATTCCAACCCCGCTCCGGCTGCCAACAATTGCGCTATCGTTGTTTTACCAACACCGGGCGGGCCCCACAAAATCATGCTTGCAAGGCGTTTATTTGCCAGCATCCGACCAATTGGCCCATCCGCCCCGATCAAATGGTCTTGTCCGATTACATCAGATAAGGTCTTTGGTCGCAAGCGATCCGCTAACGGTTGTGGGGCATTATCATCAAGGCCGGCAGCGGAAAACAAATCAGTCATGTGTTTTGTTTACCGCCCCAGCGCGCAAAGCGAAAGCCGTTTTATAATTTACGGCCTACATCCGTATATTTGATGTAATTCTGCGGCCATTTCTTTCAATTGTCACAGCCCATGTCGAGCCACGCCCGCCTTGATTTTTCAAGATTTTAAGTAAGTCATCGGATGTTTTAATAACACTTCCATTTACTTCGCGTATCATATCACCCGGACGCAAGCCAAAACGTGATGCGAGTGAACGGCGCAATACACGGTTCACAAGAACACCCGATGCAAAAGGATCGCGCCCTAATTCATCGGCCAAAGCTGGCGACAGGTCTGCAACTTCAGCACCCGAAAATGGACTTGCATTCCCCTCAATCAAATTCATTTCTGATTTTGTTGCGCCCGGAGGCGGTGCCAGCTTCACCTTTACCGACTTATCTTGACCACTTCGAAGATAAACGAGCGTCGCTTTATCACCCGGAGCGAGCGTTGCGGCTAAAAATTTCAATCCACGCTCATCAAACACTTCACGGCCATCAATAGATTTCACAAGATCTCCGCGTTTCAATCCTGCTTTTTCCGCTGGACCATCAGGATAAATTTCAGTGACCAACACACCCATTGGACGCGCTAAACCCATAGATTTCGCGATATCGGCTGTGACGGCTTGCCCTTTTAAACCCAGCCATGGACGTATAATTTGACCATCATTTACAGCTGCATCAACAACGCGCTTCACCATTTCTGCAGGAATTGCAAAGCCTATCCCATTTGATCCACCAGATCGGGAGAAAATAGCTGTGTTCACGCCCACTAAACGTCCATGGGAATCAACCAATGCGCCCCCAGAATTACCCGGATTAATGGCTGCATCGGTTTGAAGGAAAAATGCGTAATCGGAGACACCAACGTCTGTTCGTGCTTGCGCTGAAATTATACCTGTTGTGACTGTTTGCCCGACTCCGAAAGGATTTCCGATAGCTAACACTAAATCGCCGACTTCAACTTGGCGTGTGTCAGTTATTTCTAGGGTTGGAAGCGCTTCACCCTCAGTATCAATTTTCAAAACTGCTAGATCCGTGCGCTGATCTGCAATGATAAGTTCAGCTGCAAATTCTCTTCTATCGGCGAGTACAACTTTAAACTCGTCAGCCCCTTCAATAACGTGGTTATTTGTTACGATAACCCCGTCTGATCCGACAATGACTCCCGATCCAAGTGATGATTCTACGCGTTCGCGTGGCACACCCCCCATTTGATTCCCGAAAAAGCGCTGAAAAAACGGGTCTTGTGAAAAAGGAGAAGCTGTTTGTTTAACGACTTTTGAGGTAAAAACGTTGACGACTGCTGGCGCAGCTTGCTTCACCAAAGGAGAAAAAGACATGGTCACTTCCTGCTGGGAAGTCGGCACCACTCTTTCTACCGTTTGAACGGGAGCTTCTTGTGCGGAACAAGCAGTCACGGCGAGTAATGAAACGCTCAGAAACGCCATTCCATTACGTAGCATTTTTGTCAGAAGAGTTTTGATCATTCAAATGAAATCCATGATAAACGAGGCGCAATTGCGGCAAAATTTGAACTTCTTATCCTTAATCTAGCAGATTAATTCTAAGCTAGAACCATTTGAAATGTTTGAAAATAAAAAAACACCGCCCTGATTTCTCAGAACGGTGTTTGATTTTTTAAATATTCGTAAAAGACCTAGTCTTCCATGGCCATTGCAGCTTCAGCTTCTACACGCTCACGATCAGCCTTACCTTTGGCTTCAACATCGCGATCAACAAGCTCGATAACCGCCATTGGAGCATTATCACCATAACGGTAACCTGCTTTAAGAACGCGTGTGTAACCACCTTCGCGATCTTTGTAACGGTCTGCAAGAACGTCAAATAGTTTTTGAACCATCTCTTTGTCACGCATTTTTGAAATAGCCTGACGACGGGCTGCAAGGTCACCCTTTTTACCCAAAGTAACTAGCTTATCTACAAAAGAACGTAATTCTTTTGCTTTTGGAAGCGTAGTTGAGATCTGCTCGTGTTGCACAAGAGACGCAGCCATGTTTGCGAACATGGCCTTACGGTGCTCCGACGTGCGGTTTAGCTTGCGGTGCGCAATTCCGTGACGCATGGCTTCTATTACGGCCCTAAGGACCGCTCCTCTATCTAATCTTCGTATTTCTTAGCTAAGTCTTCGATATTCTCTGGTGGCCACGATGGTACATCCATACCAAGGTGCAGCCCCATAGTCGCGAGGACCTCTTTAATTTCGTTCAATGACTTACGTCCAAAGTTTGGAGTACGAAGCATTTCCGCCTCTGACTTCTGGATAAGGTCACCAATGTATACAATGTTGTCGTTACGCAAACAGTTTGCAGAACGAACAGACAATTCCAACTCATCAACTTTCTTGAGAAGTACTGGGTTAAAGCCAAGGTCTGGCTCTTGCTCAGCTTCTTGCTCAACAACTGGCTCATCAAAGTTGATAAGCAATTGAAGTTGGTCTTGAAGAATACGTGCTGCATAAGCAACTGCATCTTCAGGTGTCACTGAACCGTCAGTTTCGACAGTCAATGTCAATTTATCGTAGTCAAGAACTTGACCTTCACGTGTGTCATCCACCTTGAAGCCAACACGCTCCACAGGAGAGAAGATTGCGTCCACAGGGATAAAACCAAGTGGTGCATCGTCAGGACGGTTGCGGTCAGCAGGCACATAACCTTTACCAGAAGCAACAGTGAATTCCATACGGATATTCGCGCCATCATCCAACGTACAAATAACGTGGTCTGGGTTTAGAATTTCCATGTCGCCAGGAAGTTCAATTTGACCAGCAGTCACAACACCA encodes the following:
- a CDS encoding replication-associated recombination protein A, producing the protein MTDLFSAAGLDDNAPQPLADRLRPKTLSDVIGQDHLIGADGPIGRMLANKRLASMILWGPPGVGKTTIAQLLAAGAGLEFDPISAIFSGVKDLRAAFDRAEKRRQIGKGTLLFVDEIHRFNKAQQDGFLPFVERGIVTLVGATTENPSFELNGALLSRCQVMVLKRLEDTALEKLLLRVEAETGEKLALSNEARASLKDMADGDGRYLLNLAEEVLSLGGVSPLNPDELAKLLQKRAPAYDKDRDEHYNMASALHKSVRGSDPDAALYWFCRMLEGGEDPLYLARRIVRMASEEVGLADPTALMIAGEAARTYERLGSPEGELALAHALVHITTSPKSNAVYAAYKLARKSAAQTGSLMPPKHILNAPTSMMKDLGYNEGYKYDHDQEGSFSGQNYFPDGMQRQSYYQPDGAGREASIRDRMQHWSKRRAELARQSEPKR
- a CDS encoding DegQ family serine endoprotease, yielding MIKTLLTKMLRNGMAFLSVSLLAVTACSAQEAPVQTVERVVPTSQQEVTMSFSPLVKQAAPAVVNVFTSKVVKQTASPFSQDPFFQRFFGNQMGGVPRERVESSLGSGVIVGSDGVIVTNNHVIEGADEFKVVLADRREFAAELIIADQRTDLAVLKIDTEGEALPTLEITDTRQVEVGDLVLAIGNPFGVGQTVTTGIISAQARTDVGVSDYAFFLQTDAAINPGNSGGALVDSHGRLVGVNTAIFSRSGGSNGIGFAIPAEMVKRVVDAAVNDGQIIRPWLGLKGQAVTADIAKSMGLARPMGVLVTEIYPDGPAEKAGLKRGDLVKSIDGREVFDERGLKFLAATLAPGDKATLVYLRSGQDKSVKVKLAPPPGATKSEMNLIEGNASPFSGAEVADLSPALADELGRDPFASGVLVNRVLRRSLASRFGLRPGDMIREVNGSVIKTSDDLLKILKNQGGRGSTWAVTIERNGRRITSNIRM
- the rplQ gene encoding 50S ribosomal protein L17, producing MRHGIAHRKLNRTSEHRKAMFANMAASLVQHEQISTTLPKAKELRSFVDKLVTLGKKGDLAARRQAISKMRDKEMVQKLFDVLADRYKDREGGYTRVLKAGYRYGDNAPMAVIELVDRDVEAKGKADRERVEAEAAMAMED
- a CDS encoding DNA-directed RNA polymerase subunit alpha; this encodes MNMAQVNDKNWKELIRPSRPVVEHDFDAGRKASLIVEPLERGFGTTLGSSLRRILLSSLQGAAITGVQIDGVVHEFSSIPGVREDVTDIVLNLKRVAISMVSETSKRMTLSASGPGVVTAGQIELPGDMEILNPDHVICTLDDGANIRMEFTVASGKGYVPADRNRPDDAPLGFIPVDAIFSPVERVGFKVDDTREGQVLDYDKLTLTVETDGSVTPEDAVAYAARILQDQLQLLINFDEPVVEQEAEQEPDLGFNPVLLKKVDELELSVRSANCLRNDNIVYIGDLIQKSEAEMLRTPNFGRKSLNEIKEVLATMGLHLGMDVPSWPPENIEDLAKKYED